Below is a window of Pseudomonadota bacterium DNA.
TCTGCGTATGGTATTACTGCGTTCAACCGGCTCAGAAGGTTCTTTAATTTTCTTTTTCATTTATTGAAATACAATCTTTTGCAGAGGCTAATACAGAAACATTTAATGTTTAATCTTACCGGCAACAGCAATAATAGATATCCAACAATGAAGCTCTCCGCCGCAAGCAGCGGTGTATCAGCGGGATGAGAACCCTATCCCCCTCACCTCACCCTCTTCCCCGGAGGGGCGGGGGGAAGTTGTTAACCCGCAGCAAGCTGTGGGGAATAATTCGGATTGAATGTAAAAACAAACCCTTATTGCTTCAATAACTTTTCCCGATATTGAATGTATGCGTCGCGTATAGCCACGTACGGGTCAATCGCTGCCCCTTTGAGAGTCTCGTAGTCACCAATATGAAAAGATGTGGTGTTCACTGCTTCGTGGGCATAGATTCCTACACTCTCAGGATTAATCAATTCTGATCCGCCGACGAGATAGGTCGTTGGTTTGAGCGCCCAGTCAACACCCCATCCGACAGAATCACGTACACTGGAAGAACCAATAAATGGCCAGACAAAATAGAAACCATGACCAATGCCATATTTCCCAAGTGTCTGACCGAAATCAGCATCACGGCCCTTTATATTATAACACTCTGTTGCACAGTCCCTTAATCCGCCGACACCGACTGTTGAGTTTATAAAAAATTTGGCCAGTTCAATCCCTGCGTATCCCGGTTTTCCCTGAAGAAGATTATTTATGATACGAATAGGCGCTTTAATATTATGATAAAAACTCCTGAACAGCCCCCTGATGTCTTCCGGCAAAATATATTTATAGCCTTCTGCAACCGGCTTTAATGCCCAGAAATAGACTTTATCGTTAAAGTGATAAATGGCCCTGTTCCACGGTTCCAGGGGGTCGGCAATACGAGGCCCTTCACCGCTGACAACCTGCTCCTCTGTA
It encodes the following:
- a CDS encoding VacJ family lipoprotein; translation: MQYLGKAWFFLGLMVCLIYLSPLFTYFSSVYAADPALNQDAGVVQDQQAAGKAIEKTGSDQSVIKEKLSDEYDNVTEEQVVSGEGPRIADPLEPWNRAIYHFNDKVYFWALKPVAEGYKYILPEDIRGLFRSFYHNIKAPIRIINNLLQGKPGYAGIELAKFFINSTVGVGGLRDCATECYNIKGRDADFGQTLGKYGIGHGFYFVWPFIGSSSVRDSVGWGVDWALKPTTYLVGGSELINPESVGIYAHEAVNTTSFHIGDYETLKGAAIDPYVAIRDAYIQYREKLLKQ